A segment of the Daphnia pulex isolate KAP4 chromosome 10, ASM2113471v1 genome:
ataaaagggggAGTGGTTAGTTGCCGGATGAAAAATCTAAACCGTCCGCTAGCATTGGTCTATAAGACACTATAAGCCACTGCTTTTTTCGAGGCCCGGCAACACAGAGAGAAGTCGAACGTAATGGACATTTGGCCATATAAAAACAAGCCGAGGGCCAAAATGATAAGAGTATCAATGGTCGCAAAAAAGCAGAGGCAGCATTCTCCACTCACAAattcttgtttcttattttgccTGCAGATTCTAATATCTAGAAGAATCTAGATTGCAATtgatataaaacaaaataaatatgggcctaaaaatttaacttttttaaaatgtctctTTCCTCatggtttaatttaaaaaaaattaagttaaagtaaGCAAAATtccaaatagaaaacaaacaaaaatgtagcCGTGAataaaacgaataaaacaaGCAATTTGATACATTCCACTATTACTATTCCGTTTTATCGGGAAATTCCCTTTGGtcatataaatttttaaatcagaaaTCTTTTCTCCGCATCTTATGGATGAGTTCCAATTACCGTTAAAGCATTTATCCCCccgcaggaaaaaaaattattaattccaACCATTCCGGAAATACCCTTATTTAATACCGTTTAGGAATTCGAGTTGACTTGCCTATTCATCCGcataatcgaaaaaaatatcgCCTAACAGTTTGCCAATATAATCTAATaccgaaacaaataaacaaaattagtaaCCGGTGGtctcttttattcttaatAAGTTTGAAAGGGAATCCACTCGTTCGGAAACCATTTGGCcgtccaacaaaacaaaaaaatttaagaaataagGCAGTCGAGCGCTGTTCGAGCGTGATTCATATTACGTAGTAGTAAATACCGCCTTTATATATTCTATGCGTAAGTCACAATCGccaatgaattatttatagtGAGTGACATCAGCAAGATGCTTATAATCATCAAGATAAGCTTGTATTTACCCTGAGGTGGACGATGACACTCACTCTAAGCTAAACACGACACGCTGATGGGCTCATATGGTCGGGTGACGTGGAATTGTCAATTGGTCTTAACTTCTCGTAATTTCCCAGCCAACTCGACAGCCACTGGGTAGGTACAAATTCACCTTTGATCCAGCAAGTTGCACGGGGAAGACTGCCGTATAAACGTCTCATTTTGGAATGCTTCTCTCTACTCTTCTTCAAACTTTCGTTCTAGTGAGAAAATGCATTAGCTTTACAATTCATTGCAAAAACAGGAAAACGAGAATGTTTAATGATTTACTTTCAGAGAGGCTGTGTCCCGGGTCCAGGCTTCgaagttttcattttcgttaAAGATAGTAGTTTGAACCCAGGGAGGCAGAACAGAACAGGGATCTGACAGCGATGGGGTTGTAGGGCAAGCAGGAGCGCTTTCTGGTTTGGCAGCATCCCGTCGACTGTACACGAGCATATAAGCGTTGCTGGAGCCATGACTCCCTTTAGTAACTTTGGCACCAGCTCGACCTTTTTTAGAATCTTGCCAATAAAATGTTAAAGGACGGAAAAATTCAGCTTTAATTACTTCCAAACACACACAGTGATATATATTACCTTCCAAGTCTTCTTCGATTCCCAATTTGAAATTGGTGCCCTCAATTTTTTGCACAACTTCGTCGTTAAACTTGTACCAAGTTCCAGTTGCTGGGTCCTTAATGTGTgctgcaaaataaaaagtagacgtcaaggaaataaatattgacaaGAATATCAGGAAAATTAAAGCTTCTCACCTATATAGTGCCCACTGTAGGCGCTGGGTCCTCGGTGAATTAACACGGCCGAAAGGTCGTATATAAGACTGCTAGGTTCCACACCCTGAGTTTTGACGTAGTTTGACATTTCGACAACAAACGGAAAATGCACCATGGAGCTGACCTTCTTCAGTCCGGTTTTCCTACATTGGcaagaaatgtgaaaaatattaagaagACATTGTCGTCATGATTTCTAGAGATTCTTTAATCGATGCCGGTACCGATCAAAAACGAATCGCAGGAATTGAATGTTGAGAATGGCGGGCAAGTGACGAAGGCGAATGCTCCGCGTCGCATTCTGTTTGCTACTGCAGTTTTCACAAAAGTACTGGTATGTCCCTTCTAGTTTTTCTTCATGCAAAAACTCGGCAAGACATTCGTCCAACGTAACGTCGCTCTTACTACCAAGGCTCAAGTCCAACTCGTAGAAAGCTGAAGGACTTGATGACTCCTTTTGGCATTTTGAACACCTAGAAATTCATAGAAATTTATTCTTAACAATTCTATGATTGCACAAGAACCAAATTACCTTGTTACATATTCATATTTTCCTCTGAACTGATCATAAACCATGGTAGAAACTGTCGTGTCTGTTTGGAGTGAGAGTTTGTCTTCTAACAGGTTAAGaaacaatttagaaaattcttGGGCATCTTgctgggtggtggtggtgtcaaTCCAGAGTGAGGTGATCAATGATGTTGGGTTAACacaactggaaaataaaaagagtcaGTTTGAAAATCACATTTTGGTAAATTGAACATTGAAGATACCTTCTTTTAGAAAATTGCATTTGATTAAACAGCAGTTGTAGTTTACCCACTGGGGAATTTGGAATGAAACCCCCCATTCCTAGCAGGTCaagagttttgttttctttctctgatgGATCAAAGAACGGAACCCAGGAGTAGATTGCTTTACGAAATATGGGGTTGTGGAACCAGAGCTGCAGAAAgctattgatatttttttatttatttttttttatctcccccAAATGTACAAAAAGCTAATATAGTTACTATTTCCAAacgcattttaaaaattttggtctGAGAATTTAAAATTCTGCTATTCTCCCTGCTGTACCCTTTTTTCTGTTCGGCTATTTTAATCGGATTATTTATTAATGAAGTGAAATACACCTATGTTGAGCTTAATCCAATCAGTATTCGTAGCGGACAGAGGAAAACATGACCATCGTCCATGACATGATTACTACATGACGGACAAGAAGGGACTGAATGGGCGCGAGCATCTCTGTTGACTGTTGGGCGCATCTAGATTTTGTGGAATGGGTGCGGAGTTGCCAGATGTGGCGTCATCACACGCCCCTTTCGACAggcaaataaaagttttttttgctcaCAAGCAAAGTTTAATAACTGATGAGTAAAATTAAGGAAGCCATGCATGAGTATTTTGCATAAACAGGAGACAGTGGtgcttattttctttcaaaagtatTTTGCTGCGCCACGCCAATCAATACGGCGAGTGTACGAAAGCAACACAGGTGgggtgaaattttttgaaaaatggggtTTATTTTTACTCTCATAACTTCAGAAATAATTCCCCCTCCTCAAAATCCTTTTCTAGATTTTTAAAGGGtgggtatttaaaaaaaataattattaacagaattcatttttcaaaattttaatttatttgtctttaaTATGTCAAAATTGAACCACAAAAATACatgtaatttcaaattaaaattaatgttagtaacaattaaaattttgaggGAGGGTTTTGGGAGAAGATTAAAACGGTTCTAAGTAGAAATAGTGCTCacgatgaaaaacaaattgttgcgaTTTGTTTGAGGTCCATCCGCTATTCTGACCAGACTATATTGGCTAAAGAACGTCCCTTTGCACAACGAGCCACTCAAGAGACTTAAACTGTTAAATCACTAAATAATCTACATGTGgcgttctttaaaaaaagcttcccattaaaataaaacccttTAGTGCTAAGTTCAATAAGTTCATCTACGAACAATTTTAAGTATTGATATTCTCCCTATAATAGGCCAAAAAGTTGACGAATCACTTTTGGTCAAGGGAATTCCGTtgatattccaaatcaatttaaatatttcgggAAAATCGCTTGACAGAAGGGAAGAGAGAATTGCGATGGTGGAAATTGCAAAACCGAAGTTGTAGTAGCGGCCAGGTCTCATATCAGTAGTTTTAACTTTGGTGCGAAGAGAACCAAGTAGTGCCCTGTCATCTTGCGGTAGAAATTTCAGTCCAGCTTCATGGTGTAATATTTTCAGCAAAGAACTGGCGTGAGAAACAGGAATCCattcattttggaaatttacttttttttgttggaccATTAAATTTCGAAATATAAGTAGAGAGAatacgttttaaaaaatcgcaaaaaaacagttttcatcCTAAAGATCAATTTTCTCCGATTTTGACGCAAGATTTTCTCCTCGTATTCGCACCCCCCTCATATTTTTCCCCGCTTtgccattcaaattttgaatgaaggagaaaaaacacatcatcatcgtcagcTGGGGGGGATCATATAGCTGCTTCTCTGGGGGAATATTCCGCACTGgtgattttgacaaaaatctGGTTAAGTAGATCAGCATAAAACATTCGGTAGTAGTCGCCGTAGTGGTAGCTACCAGTTTCTTTGCTTTTTGACACAGCTTTGAAGCTCTTAATGAGATTCGCCTTTAGTGTCGCCGATTGGCTGTTCCGCGAAAGTTGGCCTAATACGAGGACACCaccggttgttttttttggttaagtCCTACAGGTAAAATAATCCGTTTGAACACTTTAGTGTCCATCATAggatattttgttgaaatggaTAAGCCTGCCGATATTCTCACATTTCTTCAAGATCTTATCGGTGAACTTTGTCACTTGTTCCCTTTAACTtcatctccttcttcttcttcgcatCTTACCTTAAGGAAACGAAAGGTCAGTTTGGGTAATATCCTGTTTAAGATCTCAGTAATCCTGATTCTACTCAGTAAATGAGAGTTTTGTATTCTTCAAGTTTTGAGTCGAAGGATAGAGGGATTAATGATGAGAATGCAGAATGCAATAGTTGTTGTGGGTAATTGTAGATATACTGTCTCATAACTGACAACTGGATGACATGGTTCTTAGCAAACTCCGTACAAACTTACATGTAAATCAAGCGAAGGCTATTGCAATTCTTGAAAGAgtgacaaaattaatttagagtCTCTTAGATCGTATTCTGTATAAGATCCCCAACAATCTTAATTCGAGCTGATTGCAtagttttcaacattttattttattgcctCTCTTGATTCCGAGAATAATCATATTAGCAACATCCATTAAGTGAATATTGatccttctcttctctttagAATTAACAATTGAAGCAATGTGTAACGTATTGCGAACGTCACCGAGTaagatgaatttaaaaagggaCATAATCTGTATTAATCATATTAGTTTCACGTGACTACATGTGGGGTGCGAGACTTCTCCAGCATGAGACGGGCAAATgcattcaacaaataatacaaataaggTCAGTTATAGGACAGAACAGTGCATAACCAATTGCTACCAGTGTACAGACGGGGAATAACTCCCAGCGTACTGCCTGAGGCCTCATCTCGCCTGCACAACTAGTGACAACTGACTAAGGAAATGAGTCAGAGAGACTGAGCTCTAGAAGGAGTGAGCCAACACTAGACCGACTGAACGGCCTGGcattgactgaagaagaactgcATTGGGTGGGCTTTTATACTAGTTAAGACAGAGTCAAGAGACAAAGGCACATTATTCAATAATAGTCGCCCTGTGTTAAGGGTACCCCCAAGTTAGTTGACGTGTGGAATGACCGCTTGTCAATACTATTCTGGGGTAGGCCTAACACTATGGGAACGTACACATTTACACACGATTTATGGGTAGCTCTAGTTCTACAGTAGCTACAGTATTACTGGCGCCGGGCGGCGTCAGGTTGCAGCATCATCAGATGTTGCGGAGCGACGCTTCGTTACAAATGTCATGAATGTCAAATCCATTAACTTATAGGCTTCTTGAGCAGTAGAGATGTCTCCATCAGTATGTgtcaacacacaaaatgtGCTAAGCCTTGTGGTAAtttgttaatatttcttttagtaGGTTTAAGTAGTAGGCTTTAACTAgtacttatttttctcttcggGAAAAGTGTGGATATCTTCGGTAAGATTCAATGTTGTAACTCGAttagaggagagaaaaaaaaactagttagCCTGGTTTCCATGTTAAGTCCATGTCCGTGTTTGAGGACGATGAGATATCTTGTTTGGATCATCGAATCCCTGTAAACGGCTCAAAACCAAAtgcagaaaaaatgaaagccaTTGCGGAGTTTCCGTCACCTAATGACCACCCGGCTGGAAAACGAGTAGCGGCTCTACGAAGCTCCTTGTGGGTGGTgtcgtttttcaaaaaaattttttgcaaATTGTGCAGAATTAGCAACCCCGCTTTATCAatcatcgaaaaagaaaacgatgggGATATGGGCCTGTGAAAAGCAACAATAGTTTTACACTTTGAGCAATTCCCTTATGAAAACTTATATGTTTCTTGCCAAAAAGACATTAAATATCCTAATTTTGAAGTCGTAACGATGGATGAATCAACGGGGCAgcttttaatcaatttttactttttgtcaAAGATTTAACCTATGTATAATGTTCAGATGTCATACATAGGGTAGTCTGATCTTATCCAAGTCACCTCTTCGGATCCTAATTCTGGAGTTTGCTTCAGTAAGTTCAATCAACAGTTATTTTctacaaatttcatttaaatatctCCTTATACACTTTGTCGTggaaattgttgattgtttcCCATCAATGGC
Coding sequences within it:
- the LOC124204066 gene encoding ubiquitin carboxyl-terminal hydrolase 48-like, yielding MGGFIPNSPVGKLQLLFNQMQFSKRSCVNPTSLITSLWIDTTTTQQDAQEFSKLFLNLLEDKLSLQTDTTVSTMVYDQFRGKYEYVTRCSKCQKESSSPSAFYELDLSLGSKSDVTLDECLAEFLHEEKLEGTYQYFCENCSSKQNATRSIRLRHLPAILNIQFLRFVFDRKTGLKKVSSMVHFPFVVEMSNYVKTQGVEPSSLIYDLSAVLIHRGPSAYSGHYIAHIKDPATGTWYKFNDEVVQKIEGTNFKLGIEEDLEDSKKGRAGAKVTKGSHGSSNAYMLVYSRRDAAKPESAPACPTTPSLSDPCSVLPPWVQTTIFNENENFEAWTRDTASLKVNH